The Lutra lutra chromosome 10, mLutLut1.2, whole genome shotgun sequence genome contains a region encoding:
- the LOC125079396 gene encoding olfactory receptor 5AN1-like has product MIGGGNMTQITYFILLGFSDFPRILAVLFVVFLLIYILTLTWNLCLIILIRIDSHLHTPMYFFLSNLSFIDICYVTSIAPKMLSNFFQEQQTIAFVGCAVQYFVFSTMGLSESCLMTAMAYDRYSAICNPLLYSSIMSPTLCIRMVLGSYLAGLSASISQLCIIFQLHFCGPNVIKHFFCDTPQLLALSCTDTFFVQLLIAILAMFFGIINALIIMISYGYIVMSIMKITSAKGRSKAFNTCASHLTAVSLFYTSSISVYLSSSSGSSSSFDRFASVFYTVVIPMLNPFIYSLRNKEIKDALKRLQTKRWSC; this is encoded by the coding sequence ATGATTGGGGGAGGAAATATGACACAGATCACCTATTTCATCCTTTTAGGATTCTCTGATTTTCCCAGAATCCTAGCAGTGCTCTTTGTTGTATTCCTGCTGATCTACATTTTGACTCTGACTTGGAACCTGTGCCTCATCATCTTAATAAGGATAGACTCTCACctccacacacccatgtacttcttcctcagtaATCTGTCCTTCATAGATATCTGCTATGTGACCTCTATAGCTCCCAAGATGCTCTCCAACTTTTTCCAAGAGCAGCAGACTATCGCCTTTGTGGGTTGTGCTGTTCAGTACTTTGTCTTTTCAACCATGGGACTGAGTGAGTCTTGTCTCATGACAGCTATGGCTTATGACCGATATAGTGCCATTTGCAATCCACTTCTCTATTCATCCATCATGTCACCCACCCTCTGTATTCGGATGGTGCTGGGATCCTATTTGGCTGGACTCTCTGCTTCTATATCCCAGTTGTGTATCATTTTTCAGCTCCACTTTTGTGGGCCTAATGTCATTAAGCACTTCTTTTGTGACACGCCCCAACTGTTAGCCTTGTCTTGCACTGACACTTTCTTTGTGCAACTGTTGATTGCTATATTAGCAATGTTCTTTGGGATAATAAATGCCCTCATTATCATGATATCCTATGGCTATATTGTTATGTCCATCATGAAGATCACTTCAGCTAAAGGCAGGTCCAAGGCTTTCAACACCTGTGCTTCTCATCTGACCGCAGTTTCCCTCTTCTATACCTCAAGTATCTCTGTCTATTTGAGTTCTAGCTCTGGCAGTTCCTCCAGTTTTGACAGATTTGCATCAGTATTCTACACTGTGGTTATTCCGATGTTGAATCCCTTTATTTACAGTCTGagaaacaaggaaatcaaagatgCCTTGAAGAGGTTACAAACGAAGCGATGGTCCTGCTGA
- the LOC125079442 gene encoding olfactory receptor 5AN1-like: protein MIGGGNMTQTTYFILLGFSDFPRILAVLFVVFLLIYILTLTWNLCLIILIRMDSHLHTPMYFFLSNLSFIDICYVTSIAPKMLSNFFQEQQTITFVGCAVQYFVFSTMGLSESCLMTAMAYDRYSAICNPLLYSSIMSPTLCIRMVLGSYLAGLSASIPQLCTMFQLHFCGPNVIKHFFCDMPQLIMLSCTDTYFVQLLIAILSMIFGIINALIIMISYGYIVMSIMKITSAKGRSKAFNTCASHLTAVSLFYTSSISVYLSSSSGGSSSFDRFASVFYTVVIPMLNPLIYSLRNKEIKDALKRLQKKRWSC, encoded by the coding sequence ATGATTGGGGGAGGAAATATGACACAGACCACCTATTTCATCCTTTTGGGATTCTCGGATTTCCCCAGAATCCTAGCAGTGCTCTTTGTTGTATTCCTGCTGATCTACATTTTGACTCTGACTTGGAACCTGTGCCTCATCATCTTAATAAGGATGGACTCTCACctccacacacccatgtacttcttcctcagtaATCTGTCCTTCATAGATATCTGCTATGTGACCTCTATAGCGCCCAAGATGCTCTCCAACTTTTTCCAAGAGCAGCAGACTATCACCTTTGTGGGTTGTGCTGTTCAGTACTTTGTCTTTTCAACCATGGGACTGAGTGAGTCTTGTCTCATGACAGCCATGGCTTATGACCGATATAGTGCCATTTGCAATCCACTTCTCTATTCATCCATCATGTCACCCACCCTCTGTATTCGGATGGTGCTGGGATCCTATTTGGCTGGACTCTCTGCTTCTATACCCCAGTTGTGTACCATGTTTCAGCTCCACTTTTGTGGGCCTAATGTCATTAAGCACTTCTTCTGTGACATGCCTCAACTGATAATGCTGTCCTGCACTGATACTTACTTTGTGCAACTGTTGATTGCTATATTATCAATGATCTTTGGGATTATAAATGCCCTCATTATCATGATATCCTATGGCTATATTGTTATGTCCATCATGAAGATCACTTCAGCTAAAGGCAGATCCAAGGCTTTCAACACCTGTGCTTCTCATTTGACTGCAGTTTCCCTCTTCTATACTTCAAGTATCTCTGTCTATTTGAGTTCCAGCTCTGGCGGTTCCTCCAGTTTTGACAGATTTGCATCAGTATTCTACACTGTGGTTATTCCGATGTTGAACCCCTTAATTTACAGTCTGagaaacaaggaaatcaaagatgCCTTGAAGAGGTTACAAAAGAAGAGATGGTCCTGCTGA